One segment of Thermococcus sp. AM4 DNA contains the following:
- the metG gene encoding methionine--tRNA ligase, producing MVRYMVTSALPYANGPIHAGHLAGAYLPADIFVRYLRLKGEEVLFICGTDEHGTPITFRALKEGRSPREIVDEFHEHIKTTFERAKISFDYFGRTELPVHYRISQEFFLKALENGHLVKKVTKQAYCEHDKMFLPDRYVIGTCPYCGAENQRGDQCEVCGRPLTPEILINPRCNICGNPITFKDSAHYYIKMQDFEERLKKWVESQHWKPNVKNTVLGWINEGLEERAITRDLDWGIPVPLDDEDVKGKVLYVWFEAPIGYISITIEALKRAGKEKEWKKFWLNLDGETKVTHFIGKDNIPFHAIFWPAFLMAYGKYKDEEVEAEWNLPYDIPANEYLNLEGKKFSTSRNWAIWVHEFLDAFPADYLRYYLTAIMPETRDSDFSFADFKVKINEELVNNLGNFVHRALTFVNRYFDGIVPERGELNELDKQAFEEIERAFEEVGELISQYRFKDALRRVMELAIFGNRYFDHQRPWKTAKTDRERTATTVNVSLQIVKALGILLEPFLPDASEKIWHLLNLEELKRWEFTEIPAGHRVRKATPMFRKVADEDIIHFILNYIARGNPESARVLLDKYYKRDDVVKVALERFKNREEAFAILKSVYGEELEVKSEKPGKASKKEKVKKKEGGKMDYVSFDDFAKLDLRVGKIIEVKDHPNADRLYVVKVDLGDEVRQLVAGLKKYYKPEELLNKTVVIIANLEPKKLRGVESQGMLLAADDGENVALLMPDKEVKLGARIR from the coding sequence ATGGTGCGCTACATGGTAACCTCGGCACTCCCTTACGCGAACGGGCCGATTCACGCGGGCCACCTGGCGGGAGCGTATCTGCCAGCCGATATATTCGTCCGCTACCTCAGACTGAAGGGCGAGGAAGTGCTCTTCATCTGCGGCACAGATGAGCACGGAACGCCGATAACCTTCCGCGCGCTCAAAGAAGGCAGAAGCCCGAGGGAAATCGTTGACGAGTTCCACGAGCACATAAAGACGACCTTCGAGAGGGCTAAAATCAGCTTCGACTACTTCGGCAGGACCGAGCTTCCCGTCCACTACCGGATAAGCCAGGAGTTCTTCCTCAAGGCCCTGGAAAACGGCCACCTCGTCAAGAAGGTCACCAAGCAGGCCTACTGCGAGCACGACAAGATGTTCCTCCCGGACCGCTACGTCATCGGAACCTGCCCCTACTGTGGTGCCGAAAACCAGCGTGGCGACCAGTGTGAGGTCTGCGGAAGGCCCTTAACGCCGGAAATCCTCATCAACCCGCGCTGTAACATCTGCGGGAACCCGATAACCTTCAAGGATTCAGCTCATTACTACATCAAAATGCAGGATTTCGAGGAGAGGCTCAAGAAGTGGGTTGAGAGCCAGCACTGGAAGCCCAACGTCAAGAACACCGTTTTGGGGTGGATTAACGAGGGCCTTGAGGAGAGGGCCATAACGCGCGACCTCGACTGGGGAATCCCGGTTCCCCTCGACGACGAGGACGTCAAGGGCAAGGTCCTCTACGTCTGGTTTGAAGCTCCTATCGGCTACATCTCAATCACCATCGAGGCCCTCAAGCGCGCCGGAAAGGAGAAGGAGTGGAAGAAGTTCTGGCTCAACCTCGACGGCGAGACCAAAGTTACACACTTCATCGGCAAGGACAACATACCCTTCCACGCGATATTCTGGCCGGCGTTCCTGATGGCCTACGGCAAGTATAAGGACGAGGAAGTCGAGGCCGAGTGGAATCTCCCATACGACATTCCCGCCAACGAGTACCTCAACCTCGAGGGCAAGAAGTTCTCAACGAGCAGGAACTGGGCCATCTGGGTTCACGAGTTCCTCGACGCCTTCCCTGCCGACTACCTGCGCTACTACCTCACCGCGATAATGCCCGAAACTCGCGACAGCGACTTCAGCTTCGCCGACTTCAAGGTGAAGATAAACGAGGAGCTCGTCAACAACCTCGGCAACTTCGTTCACCGTGCGCTCACCTTCGTGAACCGCTACTTCGACGGAATCGTGCCGGAGAGGGGCGAGCTCAACGAGCTGGACAAGCAGGCTTTCGAGGAGATTGAGAGGGCCTTCGAGGAGGTCGGCGAGCTCATAAGCCAGTACCGCTTCAAGGACGCGCTCAGAAGGGTTATGGAGCTGGCCATCTTCGGCAACCGCTACTTCGACCACCAGAGGCCCTGGAAGACGGCAAAGACCGACCGCGAGAGGACGGCCACCACCGTGAACGTCTCGCTCCAGATAGTCAAGGCCCTCGGAATCCTCCTTGAGCCGTTCCTTCCCGATGCCAGCGAGAAGATATGGCACCTGCTCAACCTCGAGGAGCTCAAGCGCTGGGAGTTCACCGAGATTCCGGCCGGTCATCGCGTCAGGAAGGCAACTCCGATGTTCAGGAAGGTCGCCGACGAGGACATTATCCACTTCATACTCAACTACATAGCGCGCGGAAACCCGGAGAGCGCGAGGGTGCTACTCGACAAGTACTACAAGCGCGACGATGTCGTGAAGGTCGCCCTTGAGCGCTTCAAGAACAGGGAGGAAGCTTTCGCAATCCTTAAGAGCGTCTACGGTGAGGAACTCGAGGTTAAGTCCGAAAAGCCCGGAAAGGCCTCGAAGAAGGAGAAGGTGAAGAAAAAGGAGGGTGGAAAGATGGACTACGTCAGCTTTGACGACTTCGCGAAGCTCGACCTCCGCGTTGGAAAGATAATCGAGGTCAAGGACCACCCGAACGCCGACAGGCTCTACGTGGTCAAGGTTGATTTGGGCGACGAGGTCAGACAGCTGGTGGCTGGCCTTAAGAAGTACTACAAGCCGGAAGAGCTCCTCAACAAGACCGTCGTCATCATAGCGAACCTCGAGCCCAAGAAGCTCCGCGGTGTCGAGAGCCAGGGAATGCTTCTGGCCGCTGACGACGGCGAGAACGTGGCTTTACTCATGCCCGACAAGGAGGTAAAGCTCGGCGCGAGGATTAGGTGA
- a CDS encoding HAD family phosphatase has product MLRALIFDVDETLVYYEGYTLRGWYEEVGKPAMEKLGVLLDWETFRRIVRGELSRKYVERFGIDHVEFWKAMDRANRAYRERLLRAGKIKPFPDVGALGELRNLGLKLAAVSNASQDNTELVLKAFGLDRHFDVILGKDYSYLDGVKPNPYLLNKALKILGLKRNEVLLVGDSSNDVLAGRNAGIRTVNIVRFERVPGADFYVSDLWELVELVKGLRAKNQLGTGSE; this is encoded by the coding sequence ATGCTCAGGGCTCTGATCTTTGACGTTGACGAGACCCTCGTTTACTACGAGGGTTACACCCTGCGGGGATGGTATGAGGAGGTCGGAAAGCCCGCTATGGAAAAACTCGGTGTTCTCCTCGACTGGGAGACGTTCAGGAGGATAGTTCGGGGAGAGCTCTCAAGGAAGTACGTTGAGCGGTTCGGGATTGATCACGTTGAGTTCTGGAAGGCGATGGACAGGGCAAACAGGGCCTATCGGGAAAGACTCCTGAGGGCGGGGAAGATAAAACCCTTCCCGGACGTTGGGGCCCTTGGAGAGCTCCGGAACCTCGGTCTGAAGCTCGCGGCCGTCAGCAACGCCTCTCAGGACAATACGGAGCTCGTACTCAAGGCGTTTGGGCTCGACAGGCACTTCGACGTGATCCTCGGAAAGGACTACTCCTACCTCGACGGCGTCAAACCGAACCCCTACCTGCTGAACAAGGCCCTTAAGATACTCGGCCTGAAACGAAACGAAGTCCTGCTCGTCGGCGACAGTTCCAACGACGTTTTGGCCGGGAGAAACGCGGGGATAAGGACGGTGAACATCGTGCGCTTTGAGCGCGTCCCCGGTGCGGACTTCTACGTGTCTGACCTCTGGGAGCTGGTGGAGCTCGTCAAGGGACTTCGAGCGAAAAACCAATTAGGAACGGGATCGGAATAG
- the tsaA gene encoding tRNA (N6-threonylcarbamoyladenosine(37)-N6)-methyltransferase TrmO: MNFEPFKITPVGFVRKSGETHIEILPEFREATEGLREGDWVKLVLWFHESDTPARRKILKVHPYGNPKNPLTGVFATRSPYRPNPIALYTVRIHRIEDGRLYIDEIDALDGTPVVDIKIFVERYDCPKEVPIEEREAEIRAGRMIGEVNIIPRKAEHLDELEEVSPEEYDALILEIGPKTTTLTAKELVELIDALKEVYEGLPVEIRDKLGAGSHAQGSDL, translated from the coding sequence ATGAACTTCGAGCCCTTCAAAATAACCCCCGTCGGCTTCGTGAGGAAAAGCGGGGAAACGCACATCGAAATCCTGCCCGAGTTCCGGGAGGCAACGGAGGGCCTCAGAGAAGGTGACTGGGTCAAGCTCGTCCTCTGGTTCCACGAGAGCGACACGCCCGCCAGAAGAAAAATCCTCAAGGTGCACCCCTACGGAAACCCAAAGAACCCGCTCACCGGCGTTTTTGCCACGCGCTCGCCCTACAGGCCGAATCCGATAGCTCTCTACACCGTCAGGATACACCGCATCGAGGATGGGAGGCTATACATAGACGAGATTGACGCCCTCGACGGAACTCCCGTGGTGGACATCAAGATTTTCGTCGAGCGCTACGACTGCCCCAAGGAGGTGCCGATAGAGGAGCGGGAAGCCGAGATAAGGGCCGGTAGAATGATTGGAGAGGTGAACATAATCCCGAGGAAAGCGGAGCATTTAGACGAGCTTGAGGAGGTTTCGCCGGAGGAATACGATGCGCTGATACTCGAAATCGGTCCGAAGACGACGACTCTAACCGCTAAAGAACTCGTCGAGCTCATCGATGCCCTCAAGGAGGTCTACGAGGGCCTGCCGGTGGAGATAAGGGACAAGCTGGGGGCGGGGTCACATGCTCAGGGCTCTGATCTTTGA